Below is a window of Candidatus Binataceae bacterium DNA.
TCTATATCGTGGGACCGTCGGGCAGCGGCAAGACGACACTGCTCAGCATTATCTCGGGAATTCTGCGGCCGAACTCGGGTACGGTTACGGTTGACGGGCGGGAGCTGTGGACCTTGCCGGACGATGAAATCGCAGAGTTTCGGCTGCACACGGTCGGCTTTGTGTTTCAGGACTATCACCTCTTCCCGCGCCTGACGACGGCGGAAAACGTGGCGATCCCGCTCATTCTTCAGAAACGTCGCTGGGACGAGGCTCTGAAGGCTGCGGCTCGATGCCTGGAGATCGTGGGTCTTGGCGACAAAGGGAAGCTTTTGCCGATCAAGCTCAGCGGCGGAGAACAGCAGCGGGTCGCCATTGCGCGTGCGATCGTGCATCAGCCCGAAATTCTGGTCTTCGACGAGCCCACGGCCTCACTGGATGGAGAGACCGGACGCAAAATTGTCTCTTTCGTCAAGACCGAAATTCTAACGCCGCAGCGCTGCATCCTGATGGTGACCCACGACAGCAGGATTTTCGAGTTCAGCAACAGGATCATGGGAATGGAAGACGGACGAATTGTCGGCTTCGGGCAGGGGGTTGCCCATGAGGCCTAGGATCGAGCTTGTGCTCGCGTTGTTCGGGCTCCTTGCAGGGATGACGGGGGCCTATGTCTACGGGCTGCGCGCGGCGCCGCAGCGGCCGGCGTTCAGTCCGGCGGCAAACCCCTACGCGAAAGGCGTGTACGCCGAGGGCATGGTCGAGACCTATCAGAACAGTGGCGAGAACATAAATATCTTTCCGAATATATCCGGCACCATCGTCGCCATCCCCGTCCACGAGGGTCAATGGGTCCGTAAGGGGACCGTGCTGATGCGCCTTGACGACTCAGTCCAAAAGGCGACCGCAGAATATAACAAGGCTCAGATAGGGTACGCGCGCGCCCAACTCAAGACTACGCGGGACGAACTCGCGAAGGACGAGGTCTCCTACCGACTGGATCCTAAGTCGATAAGCACGTACACCCTCGACGACGCAATAAATGCAGTTGGGGTGGCGGCACGCAATGTCGAAGTTAATGTGAGGAATTATAACTCAGCAAATGCCCTGCTTGCCTGGTATACGATCAGGGCGCCATGCGACGGCGGGGTTCTCGCAATCCAGGCGGCAGTTGGCAGCTACGTACTTACGTCCCAAGGCACCTACGATACGTACACCCAGGGCTTCGCCCCCATCATCGTGATGGGCCGGTCCGCAGAGGCCGAAGAATACCTCAGTGTCCGCAGCTATATCGACGAAATACTGATTCACAGGCTCAAGTTCGGACCGCAGATGAAGGCGCGGATGCTCATCCGCGGAACCAACATCAGCGTGCCGCTCGAATTTGTCAGGGTGCAACCTTATGTGTCGCCAAAGATTGAACTGTCCGATGAGAGACTCGAAAGAGTCGATGTGCGCGTGCTGCCGGTAATATTCAGGTTCTCACGGCTAAAGGATCTGCCGGTCTATCCGGGTCTGCTCGTCGATGTTTACGTTGCCGAAGAATAGCCGGCTCCGGAACACCCGCACGCGTGCAGGCCGACTGAAAAGCACTCTCGGCCTGATGTTGCTTTCGTGCAGTCTGGGGGCCTGCGCGGTCGGTCCGGATTTTGTGCGTCCCGGCGCGCCGGCATCGCAGCGCTACGTTCAGACCGAGGAACCCGCCACTACCGTTGCCGCAAACGGTGTGGCCCAGCACCTCGAGCAGGGCGCGCCGATCCCCGATGAGTGGTGGCGGCTGTTCAATTGTCCGAAGCTGGACGCGCTGGTAATCCAGTCCTTCGCCCACAATCCCACCGTGGAGGCCGCGCATGCCACGCTGCGTGAGAGCGAGGACAATCTGCGCGCCGGGTACGGCATCTTCTTCCCGCAGCTGAGCGCGGGTTTTCAGCCGACACGCCAGCAATTTTCGCCCACTCGTTTCGGCTCGAATACGGCGCCATCGATCTTCAGTCTCTATACGCTGTCGGCGACGATCACGTACGTGCTCGACGTTTTCGGCGGCCAGCGGCGGACGGTGGAGGGCCTGCGCGCCCAGGTCGATGTCCAATACCAGAACAAGCGCGGCACCTATCTCACCTTGTCGGGCAACGTCGTGAATGCGGTCGTCGCCGAGGCCGCATACCAGGCCGAGATCCAGGCGACGCAACAGCTCATCGGATTCCTGCAGGAGCAGGAAAGCATCACCGCCGCCCAGGCGAACGCCGGCGTTGTTCCCTTTTCAAACCTTCTGAGCATCCAGACCGAGCTCGCAACGAACGAGGCAACTCTGCCGCCGCTGCGCCAGCAAGTCGCCCATACGGTCCATCTGCTCTCCATCCTGGCTGGCCGGGAACCCGGCCAGGATTGGGCGCCGGCGGAAGTCGCCCTCTCGGAGCTTGGGCTTCCGCGCGACGTGCCGGTCAGCCTGCCGTCCGATCTGGTCCGCAAGCGACCCGATATATTGGCTGCCGAGGCGCAGCTGCACACCGCCAGTGCGCAGGTCGGAGTTGCCACCGCCGCGATGTTTCCGAGCTTCACGCTGAACGCCAACTACGGATGGAACAGCACGTCGCTCTCCAATCTGTTTGCGAATAATGCGGAGTTTTGGACCTTGGGGGCCGGCATCGCCACGCCTTTAATTCAGGGACCCACGCTATGGTATCAGCGAAAGGCCGCGATCGACGCGTATCAGCAGGCGCTCGCAAACTATCGGCAGACCGTGCTTGCGGCTCTTGCACAGGTGGCGGACGCGCTCGATGCACTGCAACATGACGCGCAGACACTGAACGCCCAGTCGCACGCGTTCAGCACGGCCGCGGAGCTGTTGCGACTGACGCAGATAAACTACAGCGCTGGAACGGTGAACTACGTCCAGGTGCTGATCGCGGACTACCAATACGAGCAGGCGAATATGGGATATATCCAGGCGATAGGCCAGCGTCTTCAGGACACGGCGGCGCTGCTTGTCGCGCTCGGCGGCGGTTGGCTATCGACGCGCGTGCCTTCCTCGCAGAGCGCGCTTTTCAACTGAACGCTCGGAACGGTCGCCGCGGAACTTTTGCAGCTATCGGTGGACCGAAGCCAGCTGACCAAACGGCGCAGGCTAAACCGTTCGTAGGGGCCGTACCGCCGCGATCTTTGCCAGTCGCAGGCATTCGCTCCATATAAAACTCTACCGGACATCCCGTCCGGAACTTGACAAGAGTATTTCTGCGCGGCGTGATGAAAGCACATGGATGCAAGAGCCATGTCGTCCAAGCGCGGCGCCGGCGCGCCCAAGGGCGATCTCCAGGGGGTGGATATGGAAGTTCCGCCGGGACTCAAGTACTCGAAGGAACATGAGTGGGTCATCGCCGATGAGGCGGTTGCGACGATAGGTATCACCGACCACGCGCAGGACCAACTCGGGGAAATTGTTTACCTCGAGCTGCCCGCGGTCGGCGAAAAGATCAGCAAGGACGATCCCTTCGGAGTGGTCGAGTCGGTCAAGGCGGTCTCGGATATCTATGCGCCCGTCAGCGGCACCGTGGTTGAGATCAACGAAGGCCTGCCCGAAAGCCCCGAAGTCATCAATGAAGACCCGTACGGCGACGGCTGGCTGATTAAGGTCCGCATCAGCGACCCCAGCGAACTCGAAGACCTGATGGACGCCGAAGAGTACGAAGATATGGTCGCCAGCGAGAAGGAATAGCGCCCAGGCCGCCGTCGCGTCAGCCGCCCTCGCTCGAAGGAGCGAGCGGCGCCGCGGCCGGATCGGCGCGCACGATTCGCAACTGGAAGTGCGAGGCGCCCGCGGGCGGAGAGGTAAAGACGATCACGAAAGGCGTGGTCGCCTGAGGCGCCAGAGTGAAGTTCTTCGGCGCGTCGAGCTTCTCGAAAAACTCTATCTCGTGCGGGGTCATTTCAGCCAGCGTCTTCGGCGTCGCACTGTTTCCGCAATAGACTGCCTGAGTGCGCAGCGGCGCCGCCCCGGATGCGGTCAGCGCTGCCTCGATCTGGACCGCTCCTAGCGCCGT
It encodes the following:
- a CDS encoding efflux RND transporter periplasmic adaptor subunit yields the protein MRPRIELVLALFGLLAGMTGAYVYGLRAAPQRPAFSPAANPYAKGVYAEGMVETYQNSGENINIFPNISGTIVAIPVHEGQWVRKGTVLMRLDDSVQKATAEYNKAQIGYARAQLKTTRDELAKDEVSYRLDPKSISTYTLDDAINAVGVAARNVEVNVRNYNSANALLAWYTIRAPCDGGVLAIQAAVGSYVLTSQGTYDTYTQGFAPIIVMGRSAEAEEYLSVRSYIDEILIHRLKFGPQMKARMLIRGTNISVPLEFVRVQPYVSPKIELSDERLERVDVRVLPVIFRFSRLKDLPVYPGLLVDVYVAEE
- the gcvH gene encoding glycine cleavage system protein GcvH, whose translation is MDARAMSSKRGAGAPKGDLQGVDMEVPPGLKYSKEHEWVIADEAVATIGITDHAQDQLGEIVYLELPAVGEKISKDDPFGVVESVKAVSDIYAPVSGTVVEINEGLPESPEVINEDPYGDGWLIKVRISDPSELEDLMDAEEYEDMVASEKE
- a CDS encoding ABC transporter ATP-binding protein, whose translation is MPKAAITADKLNKWFGEGEARTYAVKEASFEAYWGEMLYIVGPSGSGKTTLLSIISGILRPNSGTVTVDGRELWTLPDDEIAEFRLHTVGFVFQDYHLFPRLTTAENVAIPLILQKRRWDEALKAAARCLEIVGLGDKGKLLPIKLSGGEQQRVAIARAIVHQPEILVFDEPTASLDGETGRKIVSFVKTEILTPQRCILMVTHDSRIFEFSNRIMGMEDGRIVGFGQGVAHEA
- a CDS encoding efflux transporter outer membrane subunit — encoded protein: MPKNSRLRNTRTRAGRLKSTLGLMLLSCSLGACAVGPDFVRPGAPASQRYVQTEEPATTVAANGVAQHLEQGAPIPDEWWRLFNCPKLDALVIQSFAHNPTVEAAHATLRESEDNLRAGYGIFFPQLSAGFQPTRQQFSPTRFGSNTAPSIFSLYTLSATITYVLDVFGGQRRTVEGLRAQVDVQYQNKRGTYLTLSGNVVNAVVAEAAYQAEIQATQQLIGFLQEQESITAAQANAGVVPFSNLLSIQTELATNEATLPPLRQQVAHTVHLLSILAGREPGQDWAPAEVALSELGLPRDVPVSLPSDLVRKRPDILAAEAQLHTASAQVGVATAAMFPSFTLNANYGWNSTSLSNLFANNAEFWTLGAGIATPLIQGPTLWYQRKAAIDAYQQALANYRQTVLAALAQVADALDALQHDAQTLNAQSHAFSTAAELLRLTQINYSAGTVNYVQVLIADYQYEQANMGYIQAIGQRLQDTAALLVALGGGWLSTRVPSSQSALFN